A single Paraburkholderia sp. D15 DNA region contains:
- a CDS encoding TRAP transporter large permease subunit translates to MITISYSHDAQHRFACALDAALRHLVEIPAALLVLAEIAVLLAGVTSRYLLHAPLVWSDELASMLFLWLAMLGAVIALRRGEHMRMTALVGMASPGVRAFLDVVAIAAPIAFLAMVIAPAISFAQDESFITTPALELSNSWRAAALPIGSALMLLVAVVRLARLGNWRLILAALATVGALIGVFVLLGPMLRDLGNLNLLIFFVGLVALGVLSGVPIAFSFGLATFGYLALTTNTPMPVVVGRMDEGMSHLILLSVPLFVFLGQLIEMTGMAAAMIAFLASLLGHVRGGLSYVLVGAMYLVSGISGSKAADMAAVAPVLFPEMKARGAKPGDLVALLAATGAQTETIPPSLVLITLGSVTGISISALFTGGMLPGIVLAFTLCIVVQWRYRREDMSSVKRATRGEILRKFVIAFPALALPFVIRAAVVEGIATATEVSTIGIAYAVLAGLLIYRRFEWKRLKPMLIDTASLSGAILLIIGAATAMAWALTQSGFSGQLAQTLGGLPGGAAMFMAASICVFVILGSVLEGIPAIVLFGPLMFPIARAMHIHDVHYAMVVILSMGVGLFAPPFGVGYYSACAVSRIHPDEGMRPILGYIAALLVGLIVVAAVPWISTGFLH, encoded by the coding sequence ATGATCACGATCTCGTATTCGCACGACGCGCAGCATCGCTTCGCCTGCGCGCTCGACGCCGCGCTCAGGCACCTGGTGGAGATCCCGGCCGCGCTGCTGGTGCTGGCGGAAATCGCCGTGCTGCTGGCCGGCGTGACGAGCCGCTACCTGCTGCACGCGCCGCTCGTCTGGTCGGACGAACTCGCGTCGATGCTGTTCCTGTGGCTCGCCATGCTCGGCGCGGTGATCGCGCTGCGGCGCGGCGAGCACATGCGGATGACCGCGCTGGTCGGCATGGCATCGCCGGGCGTGCGGGCATTTCTCGACGTGGTGGCGATCGCCGCGCCGATCGCGTTTCTGGCGATGGTGATCGCCCCCGCCATCAGCTTCGCGCAGGACGAGTCGTTCATCACCACGCCCGCGCTCGAACTGTCGAACTCGTGGCGCGCCGCCGCGTTGCCGATCGGCTCGGCGCTGATGCTGCTGGTCGCCGTGGTGCGACTCGCGCGGCTCGGCAACTGGCGGCTGATTCTCGCCGCGCTCGCGACGGTCGGCGCGCTGATCGGCGTCTTCGTGCTGCTCGGACCGATGCTGCGCGATCTCGGCAACCTCAACCTGCTGATCTTCTTCGTCGGACTGGTCGCGCTCGGCGTGCTGAGCGGCGTGCCGATCGCGTTCTCGTTCGGGCTCGCCACCTTCGGTTACCTCGCGCTGACCACCAATACACCGATGCCGGTGGTGGTCGGCCGGATGGACGAAGGCATGTCGCATCTGATCCTGCTCTCGGTGCCGCTGTTCGTGTTCCTCGGCCAGTTGATCGAGATGACCGGCATGGCCGCCGCGATGATCGCGTTTCTCGCCAGCCTGCTCGGCCACGTGCGCGGCGGCCTGTCGTACGTGCTGGTCGGCGCGATGTATCTGGTGTCCGGCATCTCGGGATCGAAGGCGGCCGACATGGCGGCCGTCGCGCCGGTCCTGTTTCCGGAGATGAAAGCGCGGGGCGCGAAACCGGGCGACCTGGTCGCGCTGCTCGCGGCGACCGGCGCGCAAACCGAAACCATTCCACCGAGCCTCGTGCTGATCACGCTCGGTTCGGTGACCGGCATCTCGATCTCGGCGCTTTTCACCGGCGGCATGCTGCCGGGCATCGTGCTCGCGTTCACGCTGTGCATCGTCGTGCAGTGGCGCTATCGCCGCGAGGACATGTCGAGCGTGAAACGCGCGACACGTGGCGAGATTCTGCGCAAGTTCGTGATCGCGTTCCCGGCGCTCGCGCTGCCGTTCGTGATTCGCGCGGCCGTGGTCGAAGGCATCGCGACGGCGACCGAAGTGTCCACCATCGGCATCGCGTATGCGGTGCTGGCCGGCCTGCTGATCTACCGCCGCTTCGAGTGGAAACGGCTCAAGCCGATGCTGATCGATACCGCGTCGCTGTCCGGCGCGATCCTGCTGATCATCGGCGCGGCCACCGCGATGGCGTGGGCGCTGACCCAGTCCGGCTTCTCGGGCCAGCTCGCGCAAACGCTCGGCGGACTGCCCGGCGGCGCGGCGATGTTCATGGCCGCCTCGATCTGCGTGTTCGTGATTCTCGGCAGCGTGCTCGAAGGGATTCCCGCGATCGTGCTGTTCGGCCCGCTGATGTTCCCGATCGCGCGCGCCATGCACATCCATGACGTGCACTACGCGATGGTCGTGATCCTGTCGATGGGCGTGGGCCTGTTCGCGCCGCCGTTCGGCGTGGGCTACTACTCGGCCTGCGCGGTGAGCCGCATTCATCCCGACGAAGGCATGCGGCCGATTCTCGGTTATATCGCCGCGCTGCTGGTCGGTCTGATCGTGGTGGCCGCGGTACCGTGGATTTCGACTGGGTTTCTGCATTGA
- the tkt gene encoding transketolase — MSIPEARLADAIRFLSIDAILRAGEGHQGVPLGMAEIATALFTRHLKFNPADPTWPDRDRFVLSNGHGSLLLYALLYLTGYEAIGLDQIQSFRELDSHCAGHPEYEPAHGIEATTGPLGQGIANAFGMAIAEAYLAAKFGSDLVDHYTYAFVGDGCLQEGIGQEMISLAGHLQLGKLILCWDDNQITDDGSTALSISEDVRARFRVAGWHVVEVDGHDLDAVSAALTIARADPRPSMIACRTVIGRGIARLQGQRGGHSGKLFPADAEAAREQLGWPHAPFEVPADLLGAWRAAGHRNDARYHAWQARVAALPDTQRAEFERVQSGQLPAGWRDVLDAYRQRAVERAEPQAGIALSGEISDLLAPLLPERMVGCADLEAPTGHKRRLHAFTAGDRSGAYVHCGVREHLMGAMANGMAAHGGVIATSVTYLAFSDYERPAMRMAALMGLPVNFVFSHDSIGVGKNGPTHQPVEILASLRAMPNMRVLRPADAVEAAECWALALEHRSGPSTLVFARQTLPPVRGTHSAQPLSQRGAYVLAEAEDGARAVTLLATGSEVALAVQARGLLQDEGIPTAVVSMPCWEIFDEQDAAYRVAVLGAGTVRVGVEAALRFGWDRYLGERGGFVGMTGFGASASADTLYEHFGITAGHIVAEAKRHL, encoded by the coding sequence ATGTCCATCCCCGAAGCCCGGCTTGCCGACGCGATCCGTTTTCTCTCCATCGACGCGATCCTGCGCGCCGGCGAAGGTCATCAAGGCGTGCCGCTCGGCATGGCCGAAATCGCCACCGCGCTATTCACGCGGCACCTCAAATTCAATCCCGCCGATCCAACCTGGCCCGACCGCGACCGCTTCGTGCTGTCCAACGGACACGGCTCGCTTCTGCTGTACGCGCTGCTGTATTTGACGGGCTACGAAGCGATCGGCCTCGATCAGATCCAGTCGTTCCGCGAGCTCGACTCGCACTGCGCGGGCCACCCCGAATACGAACCCGCGCATGGGATCGAAGCGACCACCGGCCCGCTCGGCCAGGGGATCGCGAACGCGTTCGGCATGGCCATCGCCGAAGCTTATCTCGCGGCGAAATTCGGCAGCGATCTGGTCGATCACTACACGTACGCGTTCGTCGGCGACGGCTGTCTGCAGGAAGGCATCGGCCAGGAAATGATTTCGCTCGCCGGGCATCTGCAACTGGGCAAACTGATTCTCTGCTGGGACGACAACCAGATCACCGACGACGGCAGCACCGCGCTGTCGATCAGCGAGGACGTCCGCGCGCGATTCCGCGTGGCCGGCTGGCACGTGGTCGAGGTGGACGGGCACGATCTCGACGCGGTATCGGCGGCGCTGACGATCGCGCGCGCCGACCCGCGCCCCTCGATGATCGCGTGCAGGACCGTGATCGGCCGCGGCATCGCGCGTCTGCAAGGACAGCGCGGCGGTCACAGCGGCAAGCTGTTCCCGGCCGACGCCGAGGCCGCGCGCGAGCAACTCGGCTGGCCGCACGCGCCGTTCGAGGTGCCCGCGGACCTTCTGGGCGCGTGGCGCGCGGCCGGTCATCGCAACGACGCGCGCTACCACGCGTGGCAGGCGCGCGTGGCCGCGCTGCCGGACACGCAGCGCGCCGAGTTCGAGCGGGTGCAGTCCGGCCAATTGCCGGCCGGCTGGCGCGACGTGCTCGACGCGTACCGCCAGCGCGCGGTGGAACGCGCCGAACCGCAAGCCGGCATCGCGCTGTCGGGCGAAATCAGCGATCTGCTCGCGCCCTTGCTGCCGGAACGCATGGTCGGCTGCGCGGATCTCGAAGCGCCCACCGGCCACAAGCGCCGCCTGCACGCATTCACCGCCGGTGACCGTAGCGGCGCCTACGTCCACTGCGGCGTGCGCGAGCATCTGATGGGCGCGATGGCGAACGGCATGGCCGCGCATGGCGGCGTGATCGCGACCAGCGTCACCTATCTCGCGTTCTCCGACTACGAGCGCCCCGCGATGCGCATGGCCGCATTGATGGGCTTGCCCGTGAATTTCGTGTTCAGCCACGACTCGATCGGCGTCGGCAAGAACGGGCCGACGCATCAGCCCGTCGAGATCCTCGCGTCGCTGCGCGCGATGCCGAACATGCGCGTACTGCGCCCCGCCGATGCCGTGGAAGCCGCCGAGTGCTGGGCGCTCGCGCTCGAACATCGCAGCGGCCCGAGCACGCTGGTGTTCGCGCGCCAGACGTTGCCGCCGGTGCGCGGCACTCATAGCGCTCAGCCGCTGTCGCAACGCGGCGCCTATGTACTCGCCGAAGCCGAGGACGGAGCGCGCGCCGTCACCTTGCTCGCCACCGGCTCCGAAGTCGCGCTGGCCGTGCAGGCGCGCGGTCTGTTGCAGGACGAGGGCATTCCCACCGCCGTGGTGTCCATGCCCTGCTGGGAAATTTTCGACGAACAGGACGCGGCCTATCGCGTCGCGGTGCTCGGCGCGGGCACCGTGCGCGTGGGCGTGGAGGCCGCGTTGCGATTCGGCTGGGACCGCTATCTCGGCGAACGCGGCGGCTTCGTGGGCATGACGGGCTTCGGCGCATCCGCGTCGGCAGACACGCTGTACGAGCACTTCGGCATCACTGCCGGGCACATCGTCGCCGAAGCGAAACGGCATCTGTAA
- a CDS encoding D-2-hydroxyacid dehydrogenase: MHKIVFLDRATLAPQIMLREPRFDHQSIEYERTAPDQVLTRLAGASIAIVNKVALSGDLLAQLPDLKLVAVAATGTDCVDKAACERLGIAVSNIRGYAINTVPEHTFALILALRRNLIAYRDDVLAGEWQKSGQFCFFTHAIHDLAGARLGIIGEGVLGQRVAEIGKAFGMQPMFAAHKGREGLGPLYTPWDEVLATSDIITVHSPLTPHTRNMLAMPEFRAMKRRPLLVNTARGGLVDEHALVRALDEGLISGAGFDVTAGEPPEDDNPLLRAAGRPNVILTPHVAWASDEAQQRLADQLMDNIENFVGGTPTNLVSGTY; encoded by the coding sequence ATGCACAAGATCGTTTTTCTCGACCGCGCCACGTTGGCGCCGCAAATCATGTTGCGCGAGCCGCGCTTCGACCATCAGTCGATCGAATACGAACGCACCGCGCCGGATCAGGTGCTCACGCGTCTCGCGGGCGCATCGATCGCGATCGTCAACAAGGTCGCGTTGAGCGGCGACCTGCTCGCGCAATTGCCGGATCTGAAACTCGTCGCGGTGGCCGCGACCGGCACGGATTGCGTCGACAAAGCCGCCTGCGAACGGCTCGGTATCGCGGTCAGCAACATTCGCGGCTACGCGATCAACACGGTGCCCGAGCACACCTTCGCATTGATTCTCGCGTTGCGGCGCAATCTGATCGCGTATCGCGACGACGTGCTCGCCGGCGAGTGGCAAAAATCCGGGCAGTTCTGTTTCTTCACCCACGCCATTCACGACCTGGCGGGCGCGCGGCTCGGCATTATCGGCGAAGGCGTATTGGGGCAGCGCGTCGCGGAAATCGGCAAGGCCTTCGGCATGCAGCCGATGTTCGCCGCGCACAAGGGCCGCGAAGGGCTCGGTCCGCTTTACACGCCGTGGGACGAGGTGCTCGCGACCAGCGACATCATCACCGTGCATAGTCCGCTCACGCCGCACACGCGAAACATGCTGGCCATGCCCGAATTTCGCGCGATGAAACGCCGGCCGTTGCTCGTCAATACCGCGCGCGGCGGCCTGGTCGACGAACACGCGCTGGTGCGTGCGCTCGACGAAGGCTTGATCAGCGGCGCGGGTTTCGACGTGACGGCAGGCGAGCCGCCGGAAGACGACAATCCGCTGCTGCGCGCGGCGGGGCGGCCGAACGTGATCCTGACGCCGCATGTCGCGTGGGCATCGGACGAAGCGCAGCAACGGCTGGCGGATCAGTTGATGGACAACATCGAGAATTTTGTCGGCGGCACGCCAACGAATCTCGTAAGCGGGACGTATTAG
- a CDS encoding SDR family oxidoreductase translates to MRFKGKTALITGGNSGIGFVTARLMIAEGARVAITGRDQAKLDQAVAELGENALGVRADLDDEAAFGPLFEQIGAAFGSLDIVFANAGISGPTPLGGTSAAAFEAILRTNLTAVFLTVQAALPLMSAGGAIVLNGSVMRELGSPGSAAYSATKAGITGMARVFATELVQRGIRVNTVIPGGTRTPIWTRGAREGATLDATETALAPRIPFGRLAAPEEVAAAVLFLASGDGSGMTGAEIVVDGGTTGAPWGSAVFRQSA, encoded by the coding sequence ATGCGTTTCAAGGGAAAGACTGCGTTGATTACGGGCGGCAATAGCGGCATCGGTTTCGTGACCGCCAGGCTGATGATTGCCGAAGGCGCGCGCGTGGCGATTACCGGCCGCGATCAGGCGAAGCTGGACCAGGCGGTCGCCGAACTCGGCGAAAACGCATTGGGCGTGCGAGCCGATCTCGACGACGAAGCCGCGTTCGGCCCGTTGTTCGAGCAGATCGGCGCCGCGTTCGGCTCGCTGGACATCGTGTTCGCCAACGCCGGCATTTCCGGGCCGACGCCGCTCGGCGGCACGTCGGCGGCCGCATTCGAGGCGATTCTGCGCACCAACCTGACGGCGGTCTTCCTGACGGTGCAGGCCGCGCTGCCGTTGATGAGCGCGGGCGGCGCGATCGTGTTGAACGGCTCGGTCATGCGCGAGCTGGGTTCGCCGGGCTCGGCCGCTTACTCGGCGACCAAAGCCGGTATCACGGGCATGGCCAGGGTGTTCGCGACCGAGCTGGTGCAGCGCGGCATCCGCGTGAATACGGTGATTCCAGGCGGCACGCGTACGCCGATCTGGACGCGCGGCGCACGTGAAGGCGCGACACTCGACGCCACCGAAACGGCGCTCGCGCCGCGTATTCCATTCGGCCGTCTGGCGGCGCCCGAGGAAGTGGCGGCGGCGGTGCTGTTCCTCGCATCCGGCGACGGATCCGGCATGACCGGGGCCGAGATCGTCGTGGATGGCGGTACGACGGGCGCACCGTGGGGGTCGGCGGTGTTCCGCCAGAGCGCCTGA
- a CDS encoding TetR/AcrR family transcriptional regulator has protein sequence MGYSQAQKAESRQRVLETAARQIREDGIGALGVADCMRRAGLTHGAFYGHFSSRDELIVEALEYAVGQSRERIGTVRAAAGKSGGKQKEPLQAIAEMFLSERHVKDPGNGCALCALAGEARHASPEVREHLTRYVHSLTSQIAGTLAGHSESKALGIVATIVGAVTLARAVDEDKLAKAILASSLTMIVTQNSEQK, from the coding sequence ATGGGCTACTCGCAGGCACAGAAAGCGGAAAGCCGGCAGCGCGTTCTTGAAACGGCAGCGCGGCAAATTCGCGAAGACGGGATCGGCGCGTTGGGCGTCGCGGATTGCATGCGGCGCGCGGGGCTCACGCACGGCGCGTTTTACGGACATTTTTCGTCACGCGACGAACTGATCGTCGAGGCACTCGAATACGCGGTTGGGCAGAGCCGCGAGCGCATCGGCACGGTTCGCGCGGCAGCGGGAAAAAGCGGCGGAAAGCAGAAGGAACCGTTGCAGGCAATCGCCGAGATGTTTCTCAGCGAGCGTCACGTGAAAGATCCCGGCAATGGTTGCGCGTTGTGTGCGCTAGCGGGAGAAGCGCGGCATGCGAGCCCCGAGGTCAGGGAGCATTTGACGCGCTACGTGCATTCGCTGACGTCGCAGATCGCCGGCACGTTGGCGGGTCACAGCGAGAGCAAGGCGCTCGGTATCGTCGCGACGATCGTCGGCGCGGTGACGCTGGCCCGCGCGGTCGACGAGGACAAACTCGCGAAAGCGATTCTTGCTTCGTCCCTGACGATGATCGTCACGCAAAACAGCGAGCAAAAGTAG
- a CDS encoding acyltransferase, whose amino-acid sequence MVNHLNPSASVAPNKSLKIDAIRFLAAFWVLMYHFRPPAFKEFFPHQLAFLGGALWSGATVLFAGPAAVIVFFVISGYCIHNAYQRDVALKPINYYASRFIRIGLPLGILLCIVQPLPTGQNYLESVLWSLYCEMVYYAVYPLLRPRFRYLGEMIVGSLLAAGVMVAVVRLFGHPVCHSCVYETYRVPGTALLYAAGWIAGCLIAETQRNALRFEVRGAYSPLTLVLKNALDRCTHYFADHLIALRIAVVAAGAAVMILLSGSSLKPAFMPQITADITLPLFQFLAAIWLATETATPTRSAIWSRLAACGAWSYSLYLCHKTALGILEAMGWNAASPRVWLVQMVLAFAISYVFYRLVERPSHLISQRLRKYAPNASTAPVARAGGE is encoded by the coding sequence ATGGTGAACCACCTGAACCCGTCAGCGTCCGTCGCGCCGAACAAGTCGCTCAAGATCGATGCCATTCGATTCCTCGCGGCGTTCTGGGTGCTGATGTATCACTTCCGTCCGCCTGCCTTCAAGGAGTTCTTCCCGCATCAGCTCGCCTTTCTGGGCGGCGCGTTGTGGTCGGGCGCCACGGTGCTGTTCGCCGGTCCCGCCGCGGTGATCGTGTTCTTCGTCATTTCCGGCTACTGCATTCACAACGCGTATCAACGCGACGTCGCGCTCAAGCCGATCAACTATTACGCGTCACGCTTCATCCGGATCGGCTTGCCGCTCGGCATTCTGCTGTGCATCGTTCAGCCGTTGCCGACCGGGCAGAATTATCTGGAGTCCGTGCTGTGGTCGCTCTATTGCGAAATGGTCTACTACGCCGTTTATCCGCTGCTGCGTCCGCGGTTCCGCTATCTCGGCGAGATGATCGTGGGCAGTCTGCTCGCGGCCGGCGTGATGGTGGCGGTGGTGCGTCTGTTCGGACATCCCGTCTGCCATAGCTGCGTGTACGAAACCTATCGCGTGCCGGGCACGGCGTTGTTGTACGCGGCCGGCTGGATTGCCGGCTGTCTGATCGCGGAAACACAGCGCAATGCGTTGCGTTTCGAAGTACGCGGCGCGTACTCGCCGCTTACGTTGGTATTGAAAAACGCGCTGGACCGCTGCACGCATTATTTTGCCGATCACCTGATTGCGCTGCGTATCGCAGTCGTCGCGGCCGGCGCGGCCGTCATGATTCTGCTGTCAGGTTCCAGCCTCAAGCCTGCCTTCATGCCGCAGATCACGGCGGATATCACGTTGCCGCTGTTTCAGTTCCTCGCCGCGATCTGGCTGGCCACGGAAACCGCGACACCGACCCGTAGCGCGATCTGGTCGAGACTGGCAGCGTGCGGCGCATGGTCGTACAGCCTGTATCTGTGCCACAAGACAGCGCTCGGCATCCTGGAAGCGATGGGTTGGAATGCCGCGTCGCCGCGAGTGTGGCTTGTGCAGATGGTGCTGGCGTTCGCGATCAGCTACGTGTTCTACCGCCTGGTCGAACGGCCTTCGCACCTGATTTCGCAGCGCTTGCGCAAATATGCGCCGAACGCGTCGACCGCGCCGGTCGCACGCGCCGGCGGCGAGTGA